One window of the Natrinema sp. CBA1119 genome contains the following:
- a CDS encoding MBL fold metallo-hydrolase, whose amino-acid sequence MERISLSNSAFEGDNNAYLFADGDETVLIDTGDWMPTTREQLEAAFADRGLELADVDRIFLTHWHHDHCGLAGEIQAESGAEVYAHAADAALIEGDDDAWDAMYDRQKRYFEEWGMPEAKQEVLLERMVHDEATVETPTVTPFEDGETFAVDGTELEVVHTPGHAAGLSMFEAEIDGQRVVFSGDTLLPVYTPNVGGADVRVDRPLEKYLRALRGMVDADYDRAWPGHRDPIADPTGRAQYIIDHHEERSWRVLDALDRTGPCETWTVSAELFGELDSIHILHGPGESYAHLEHLEREGTVVREGREYRLADGVSDEISGLEAERWPLEY is encoded by the coding sequence ATGGAACGCATTTCGCTATCGAACTCGGCGTTCGAGGGTGACAACAACGCCTATCTCTTCGCGGACGGAGACGAAACGGTACTGATCGATACCGGCGACTGGATGCCGACGACTCGGGAGCAACTCGAGGCGGCGTTCGCCGATCGGGGACTCGAACTCGCCGACGTCGACCGGATCTTTCTCACGCACTGGCACCACGACCACTGCGGACTGGCCGGCGAGATTCAGGCCGAAAGCGGTGCTGAGGTGTACGCACACGCCGCCGACGCGGCGCTCATCGAGGGCGACGACGATGCCTGGGACGCGATGTACGACCGCCAGAAGCGCTACTTCGAGGAGTGGGGGATGCCCGAGGCCAAGCAGGAGGTCCTCCTCGAGCGGATGGTCCACGACGAGGCGACCGTCGAGACGCCGACCGTCACCCCCTTCGAGGACGGCGAGACGTTCGCCGTCGACGGGACCGAACTCGAGGTCGTTCACACGCCCGGCCACGCGGCCGGCCTCAGCATGTTCGAGGCGGAGATCGACGGCCAGCGGGTGGTCTTCTCCGGCGATACGCTCCTGCCGGTATATACGCCGAACGTCGGCGGCGCGGACGTCCGCGTCGACCGACCGCTCGAGAAGTACCTCCGCGCGTTGCGGGGAATGGTCGACGCGGACTACGACCGCGCGTGGCCGGGCCACCGCGATCCGATCGCCGACCCCACCGGGCGGGCGCAGTACATCATCGACCACCACGAGGAGCGCTCCTGGCGGGTGCTCGACGCGTTGGATCGAACGGGGCCCTGTGAGACGTGGACCGTCAGCGCGGAGCTGTTCGGCGAACTCGACAGCATCCATATCCTCCACGGCCCCGGCGAGTCCTACGCCCACCTCGAGCACTTAGAGCGCGAGGGGACCGTCGTCCGCGAGGGGCGCGAGTATCGCCTCGCCGACGGCGTTTCGGACGAGATTTCGGGGCTCGAGGCGGAGCGATGGCCCCTCGAGTACTGA
- a CDS encoding HVO_0416 family zinc finger protein, producing MATSPSDAGDDVIDQFLSDRGHSVEQVGWDHDYNKKQCPDCGGLHDTSASSCTVCGWEPAT from the coding sequence ATGGCAACCTCACCCAGTGATGCCGGTGACGACGTCATCGATCAATTCCTGTCCGATCGCGGTCACTCGGTCGAACAAGTAGGGTGGGATCACGACTATAACAAGAAGCAGTGTCCGGACTGTGGCGGTCTCCACGATACGTCCGCCAGTTCCTGTACCGTCTGCGGGTGGGAACCCGCGACGTAA
- a CDS encoding UvrD-helicase domain-containing protein: MTPTDTTVTRLFGGPGSGKTTALLDRVEDILEQDGVTFRDILVVSYTRAAAQEIRERLADRLDESPRALQGNVCTMHAKAYELLDLSRADVIGESDKEDFCDQYGIDYEDEYSGAGRRTARSTTIGNKIIATSQWLQRTSREVSDWYDVPFQWDDEEVRLPPEIDDNAQEGNKYTPTWPSDDDRIDIPEAIRAWRTYKGDEGKIGFADMLERVEQRSLLPSVDYLVIDEFQDITTLQYDVYQEWKPHMKQVLIAGDDDQVVYSWQGADPALLLEEEVDEDVILPNSYRLPSNVLNAVNKEIRHIDQRQDKDLKPRTEGGAVEAKTNASMLDVVRMVRRALVEGDGTIMVLFRARYQMFQFIDEFITEGVPFTSLTDQRMWTDRLTEYVYAVEALDAGEDVTGLQARRLADMLQDSAFGTNERDALFDEIDERQEEAGIEDLEELMIPAGVIEDHAPFMPDPASASDMLRKVTNFQKKSVRSYFAIGEYQGMDTDRVRVGTIHSAKGREADHVFVGTDLTEKVVEQMVATVDDPTDIPGCEEFTKTSSPVPVLTDNERRVFYVGMSRARERLVLLENLVDGAPTLPIDVLLKNRLTDSTLEELIELAQEPMDEPDAEELEAEAEAP, from the coding sequence ATGACTCCGACGGACACGACGGTTACCCGCCTGTTCGGTGGTCCGGGAAGCGGGAAAACGACCGCCCTTCTCGACCGCGTCGAAGATATCCTCGAGCAGGACGGCGTCACCTTTCGCGACATTCTCGTCGTCTCGTATACGCGAGCGGCGGCCCAAGAAATTCGAGAACGCCTCGCCGACCGCCTCGACGAGAGCCCGCGCGCCCTGCAGGGCAACGTCTGTACGATGCACGCGAAGGCCTACGAACTGCTCGATCTCTCCCGAGCCGACGTTATCGGCGAATCCGACAAAGAGGACTTCTGCGATCAGTACGGTATCGATTACGAAGACGAGTACTCGGGCGCCGGCCGCCGGACCGCCCGGTCGACGACGATCGGGAACAAGATCATCGCGACGAGCCAGTGGCTCCAGCGGACCAGCCGCGAGGTCTCGGACTGGTACGACGTCCCCTTCCAGTGGGACGACGAGGAGGTTCGACTCCCGCCCGAGATCGACGACAACGCCCAAGAGGGCAACAAGTACACCCCGACCTGGCCCAGCGACGACGACCGGATCGACATCCCCGAAGCGATTCGCGCCTGGCGCACCTACAAGGGCGACGAAGGCAAGATCGGCTTCGCGGACATGCTCGAGCGAGTCGAGCAGCGCTCGCTGCTGCCCAGCGTCGACTACCTGGTGATCGACGAGTTTCAGGACATCACCACGCTGCAGTACGATGTCTATCAGGAGTGGAAACCCCACATGAAGCAGGTCCTGATCGCCGGCGACGACGATCAGGTCGTCTACTCCTGGCAGGGAGCCGATCCCGCGCTCCTGCTCGAGGAGGAGGTCGACGAGGACGTCATCCTGCCGAACTCCTACCGATTGCCGTCGAACGTCCTCAACGCGGTCAACAAGGAGATCCGCCACATCGATCAGCGTCAGGACAAGGACCTCAAGCCGCGGACGGAAGGCGGAGCCGTGGAGGCGAAAACGAACGCGTCGATGCTCGACGTGGTCCGGATGGTCCGCCGGGCGCTCGTCGAGGGCGACGGCACCATCATGGTGCTGTTCCGGGCGCGCTACCAGATGTTCCAGTTCATCGACGAGTTTATCACCGAGGGCGTCCCCTTCACGTCGCTGACCGACCAGCGGATGTGGACCGACCGACTCACGGAGTACGTCTACGCGGTCGAGGCGCTCGACGCTGGCGAGGACGTCACCGGCCTGCAGGCCCGTCGACTCGCGGACATGCTGCAGGATTCGGCCTTCGGTACCAACGAACGCGACGCCCTCTTCGACGAAATCGATGAGCGTCAGGAAGAAGCCGGTATCGAGGACCTGGAGGAACTCATGATCCCCGCCGGGGTTATCGAAGACCACGCACCCTTCATGCCCGACCCGGCCTCCGCCTCGGACATGCTCCGGAAGGTCACGAACTTCCAGAAGAAGAGCGTCCGATCCTACTTCGCGATCGGCGAGTACCAGGGGATGGACACCGATCGCGTCCGCGTCGGCACGATCCACTCCGCGAAGGGTCGCGAAGCCGACCACGTCTTCGTCGGCACCGACCTCACCGAGAAGGTCGTCGAGCAGATGGTCGCCACGGTCGACGACCCCACCGACATCCCCGGCTGCGAGGAGTTCACCAAGACCTCCTCGCCCGTTCCCGTCCTGACCGACAACGAACGCCGCGTCTTCTACGTCGGCATGTCTCGAGCCCGCGAGCGGCTCGTCCTTCTCGAGAACCTCGTCGACGGCGCGCCCACGCTGCCGATCGACGTCCTGCTCAAGAACCGGCTGACCGATTCGACCCTCGAGGAACTGATCGAACTGGCCCAGGAGCCGATGGACGAACCGGACGCGGAGGAACTCGAGGCCGAAGCCGAAGCGCCGTGA
- a CDS encoding cyclic nucleotide-binding/CBS domain-containing protein — protein sequence MSADDRVTVEDVMSTPLETISKDATVMEAAQRMREKDISALVVGNSPRAIISSTDVLDAVADGRNITELQVADVMTTDVETAAPDLYMEEIAAMMTTYGIKHLPVVDDDYVGMVSSTDVTAHLS from the coding sequence ATGAGTGCCGACGACAGAGTCACCGTCGAAGACGTGATGTCAACGCCCCTGGAGACGATCTCGAAGGACGCAACGGTAATGGAAGCAGCACAGCGGATGCGCGAGAAGGACATCAGCGCACTGGTCGTGGGGAACTCACCGCGAGCGATTATCAGCAGTACAGACGTTCTCGATGCCGTCGCTGACGGCCGGAATATCACGGAGTTGCAGGTCGCCGACGTGATGACGACCGATGTCGAGACTGCCGCCCCGGACCTCTACATGGAGGAAATCGCCGCGATGATGACCACGTACGGTATCAAACACCTTCCGGTCGTCGACGACGACTACGTCGGGATGGTCTCCTCGACCGACGTCACCGCCCACCTCTCGTAG
- a CDS encoding molybdopterin-synthase adenylyltransferase MoeB — MSDLRLDATQLDRYSRHVIMDEIGPEGQQRLLEGSVLIVGAGGLGSPAIQYLAAAGVGRLGIVDDDVVERSNLQRQIVHGDADVGRPKVESAADYVDQLNPDIDVETHETRVTAATVGSLVAEYDVVLDASDNFATRYLLNDHCVLTETPLFHGAIYRFEGQITSFTNDRGGDGRGDADGDETSPPCYRCIFPEAPEPGTVPDCATTGVLGVLPGTVGCIQATEVVKYLLEKGDLLEGRLLLYDAMDMTFEEVPVQPNPACPVCGDDPEIESVSDVAYEGTCEISAD, encoded by the coding sequence ATGAGCGACCTGCGCCTCGACGCGACCCAGCTCGATCGTTACTCGAGACACGTCATCATGGACGAGATCGGCCCCGAGGGCCAGCAGCGACTGCTCGAGGGGAGCGTCCTGATCGTCGGTGCCGGCGGACTTGGCTCGCCGGCTATCCAGTATCTCGCAGCGGCCGGCGTCGGTCGGCTGGGAATCGTCGATGACGACGTCGTCGAGCGCTCGAACCTGCAACGACAGATCGTCCACGGCGACGCCGACGTCGGGCGGCCGAAGGTCGAGAGCGCCGCCGACTACGTCGACCAACTGAACCCCGATATCGACGTCGAGACCCACGAAACCCGCGTTACCGCCGCAACCGTCGGGTCCCTGGTCGCCGAGTACGACGTCGTCCTCGACGCCAGCGACAACTTCGCGACCCGCTACCTGCTCAACGACCACTGCGTCCTCACCGAGACGCCGCTGTTTCACGGCGCAATCTACCGGTTCGAAGGGCAGATCACGTCCTTCACTAACGACCGCGGCGGCGACGGCCGCGGCGACGCGGACGGAGACGAAACGTCGCCGCCGTGTTACCGCTGTATCTTCCCCGAAGCGCCCGAACCCGGGACCGTTCCGGACTGCGCCACCACGGGCGTCCTCGGCGTCCTCCCCGGCACCGTGGGCTGCATCCAGGCGACCGAGGTCGTCAAATACCTGCTCGAGAAGGGCGACCTGCTCGAGGGGCGCCTCCTGCTGTACGACGCGATGGACATGACTTTCGAGGAGGTCCCGGTTCAGCCGAACCCGGCGTGTCCGGTCTGTGGGGACGACCCCGAAATCGAATCGGTCTCGGACGTGGCCTACGAGGGCACCTGCGAGATTTCGGCCGACTGA
- a CDS encoding electron transfer flavoprotein subunit beta/FixA family protein produces MKILVTVKEVSTVEDEFEIEGTEIADQYLGADLNEWDDYAIEEAVQLQEDGIADEVVTVTIGPEECEQTIRQALAKGADRAVRVWDDSLEGVDLLDVNAKTEILSAVIEAEDPDLVLSGVQAGDDSFAATGVSVAENLGFQWGAVVNHLEHDLEEGVASVRRELEGGVEELTELELPAVLTIQTGINEPRYASLRGIRQAQRKELDVKALADIGVDESTIESELDLTAMYEPESESDATFWEGSADETASELGELLRDKGVAQ; encoded by the coding sequence ATGAAAATTCTCGTTACGGTCAAAGAGGTATCGACCGTCGAAGACGAGTTCGAAATCGAGGGAACCGAAATTGCCGACCAGTACCTCGGTGCCGATCTCAATGAGTGGGATGACTACGCGATCGAAGAGGCCGTCCAGCTCCAGGAAGACGGTATCGCCGACGAAGTCGTCACCGTCACCATCGGTCCGGAAGAGTGCGAACAGACCATCCGACAGGCCCTCGCAAAGGGCGCCGACCGCGCCGTCCGCGTCTGGGACGACTCCCTCGAGGGCGTCGACCTGCTCGACGTCAACGCCAAGACGGAGATCCTCAGCGCCGTCATCGAAGCGGAAGATCCCGACCTCGTCCTCTCGGGCGTCCAGGCCGGCGACGACAGCTTCGCCGCGACCGGCGTTTCCGTGGCCGAGAACCTCGGCTTCCAGTGGGGCGCCGTCGTCAACCACCTCGAACACGACCTCGAGGAGGGCGTCGCCTCCGTGCGCCGCGAACTCGAGGGCGGCGTCGAGGAGCTCACCGAACTCGAGCTCCCGGCCGTGTTGACGATCCAGACGGGGATCAACGAGCCCCGCTACGCCAGTCTTCGCGGTATTCGGCAGGCACAGCGGAAAGAACTCGACGTCAAGGCCCTCGCCGATATCGGCGTCGACGAGAGCACTATCGAATCCGAACTCGACCTGACGGCCATGTACGAGCCCGAAAGCGAGAGCGACGCGACCTTCTGGGAGGGCAGCGCCGACGAAACGGCGTCTGAGCTGGGAGAACTGCTCCGCGACAAGGGGGTGGCACAATGA
- a CDS encoding SDR family oxidoreductase: MDFELDGNSALVTAASSGLGFASAQALAEEGANVAICGRDADRLEDARDELDATGTGDVLAVRADLTDPDDVSRLVRETVDAFGGLDHLVTSSGGPPSTTFLETDEQDWYQAYDLLVMSVVWTIEESHEHLLESEYGTITCITSRTVREVADGLLLSNSVRRGVIGLVKTISREFAPEIRANAVLPGTIETARIEELVESGIERGTYDDYEAGLTELASDIPMDRLGEPRELGDVVAFLSSPHASFVNGVEIPIDGGLLRS, translated from the coding sequence ATGGACTTCGAACTCGACGGCAATTCGGCGCTGGTGACCGCCGCCTCGAGCGGCCTCGGCTTCGCGAGCGCACAGGCGCTCGCCGAGGAGGGCGCGAACGTCGCGATCTGTGGCCGGGACGCGGACCGACTTGAGGACGCGCGCGACGAACTCGACGCGACGGGGACGGGCGACGTGCTCGCCGTCCGGGCCGACCTCACGGATCCCGACGACGTCTCCCGACTCGTCCGCGAGACGGTGGACGCGTTCGGGGGGCTTGATCACCTCGTCACCTCTTCGGGAGGCCCGCCGAGTACGACCTTCCTCGAGACCGATGAACAGGACTGGTATCAGGCCTACGACCTGCTGGTGATGAGCGTCGTCTGGACGATCGAGGAGAGCCACGAGCACCTGCTCGAGTCCGAGTACGGAACGATCACGTGCATCACCTCGCGAACAGTTCGAGAGGTCGCGGACGGCCTCCTGCTCTCGAACTCGGTCCGACGGGGCGTGATCGGTCTCGTCAAGACGATTTCACGGGAGTTCGCGCCCGAGATTCGAGCCAACGCGGTCCTGCCGGGGACGATCGAGACGGCCCGGATCGAGGAACTCGTCGAGTCCGGCATCGAGCGCGGCACCTACGACGACTACGAGGCGGGGCTGACCGAACTGGCGAGCGACATTCCGATGGACCGCCTTGGCGAGCCCAGAGAGCTCGGAGACGTCGTGGCCTTCCTCTCGAGTCCGCACGCGAGCTTCGTCAACGGGGTCGAGATCCCGATCGATGGCGGCCTGTTGCGGAGCTGA
- a CDS encoding Tfx family DNA-binding protein, which produces MIDDVGELLEEIGFDPETSVLTYRQAQVLALRERGVSQADIAEALGTSRANVSSIESSARENVSKARETVAFAEALRAPVRVRVPAGTDLYDVPQMVYDACDEAGVKVDHTAPDLMKVVGDAAGSAVSGRQISTPLIVGVTSEGMVRVRHHD; this is translated from the coding sequence GTGATCGACGATGTCGGGGAACTCCTCGAGGAGATCGGGTTCGATCCCGAGACCAGCGTCCTGACCTACCGGCAGGCGCAGGTGCTCGCGTTGCGCGAACGCGGCGTCTCGCAGGCCGACATCGCCGAGGCGCTGGGGACCTCGCGGGCGAACGTCTCCTCGATCGAGTCCAGCGCTCGGGAAAACGTTTCGAAGGCCCGCGAAACCGTCGCCTTTGCGGAGGCGCTTCGCGCGCCGGTCCGCGTTCGCGTCCCCGCTGGCACCGACCTCTACGACGTGCCCCAGATGGTGTACGACGCCTGCGACGAGGCCGGCGTCAAGGTCGACCACACCGCGCCGGATCTGATGAAAGTCGTCGGTGACGCCGCGGGGTCGGCCGTCTCCGGCCGGCAGATATCGACGCCGCTGATCGTGGGGGTGACCTCGGAGGGAATGGTCCGCGTTCGCCATCACGACTAA
- a CDS encoding MoxR family ATPase → MNVSAAAETCQDVLSETQTAVIGDQQRFETILTAIVGGGHVLLEDVPGTGKTLTARTLATALDLEFKRIQFTPDLLPADITGTHVYDEQAGEFEFEEGPIFANVVLADEINRAPPKTQAALLEAMGEKQVSIGGETRELPDPFFVIATQNPVEQEGTFPLPEAQVDRFMVKTTIGYPDRDGELELLERRANRETRTPDVGSVVDRDAVLDLQTVPESISVDPEIREYLVDVCRATREDERVEVGISPRGLQRLFEASRARATIASRDYVAPEDVRAVVHPVLDHRIVLTTEADVRDVDPRSIVEGALNSVPVPSMGD, encoded by the coding sequence ATGAACGTTTCCGCGGCCGCCGAGACGTGTCAGGACGTCCTCTCGGAGACCCAGACCGCAGTCATCGGCGACCAGCAACGCTTCGAGACGATTCTCACGGCCATCGTCGGCGGGGGTCACGTCCTCCTCGAGGACGTGCCCGGGACCGGGAAGACCCTGACGGCGCGGACCCTCGCGACGGCGCTCGACCTCGAGTTCAAGCGGATTCAGTTCACGCCCGATCTGCTGCCGGCCGACATCACCGGCACCCACGTCTACGACGAGCAGGCCGGCGAGTTCGAGTTCGAGGAGGGACCGATCTTCGCGAACGTGGTGCTGGCCGACGAGATCAACCGCGCGCCGCCCAAGACCCAGGCCGCCCTGCTGGAAGCAATGGGGGAGAAACAGGTCTCGATCGGCGGCGAGACGCGCGAGCTTCCGGACCCGTTCTTCGTCATCGCGACGCAAAATCCCGTCGAGCAGGAGGGGACCTTCCCGCTGCCGGAGGCACAGGTCGACCGCTTCATGGTCAAGACGACGATCGGGTACCCCGACCGCGACGGCGAGCTCGAACTCCTCGAGCGACGGGCGAACCGGGAGACCCGGACGCCCGACGTCGGCAGCGTCGTCGACCGCGATGCGGTACTCGATCTGCAGACCGTTCCCGAATCGATCAGCGTCGACCCCGAGATTCGAGAGTACCTCGTCGACGTCTGTCGGGCGACCCGCGAGGACGAGCGCGTCGAGGTCGGTATCTCACCGCGCGGTCTCCAACGACTGTTCGAAGCGAGTCGCGCTCGAGCGACGATCGCGAGCCGCGATTACGTCGCTCCGGAGGACGTCCGCGCGGTCGTCCACCCCGTGCTGGACCACCGCATCGTCCTGACGACGGAGGCGGACGTCCGCGACGTCGATCCTCGCTCGATCGTCGAGGGTGCGCTGAACAGCGTGCCGGTCCCATCGATGGGAGACTGA
- a CDS encoding TRAM domain-containing protein, producing the protein MADCPLADDCPEFSERISGMGCQHYGDRGGKEWCNQYNQPIDDLKTQPVKSGEEVVIDVVDMHESGAGVGRTEDGFIVMVDGILPEARARVEITRVHSNHARAEELEILPMDPDDDEAEAADAEADGDESAETEEDAVIDDETGASDDDGGPQRERLGSRDNFWGS; encoded by the coding sequence ATGGCAGACTGTCCACTCGCCGATGACTGCCCAGAATTCTCCGAACGGATCTCGGGAATGGGATGTCAACACTACGGTGACCGGGGTGGCAAGGAGTGGTGCAACCAATACAATCAGCCGATCGACGATCTCAAGACCCAGCCGGTCAAGTCGGGCGAGGAAGTCGTCATCGACGTCGTCGACATGCACGAAAGCGGCGCCGGCGTCGGCCGAACCGAGGACGGATTCATCGTCATGGTCGACGGTATCTTACCGGAAGCCCGCGCTCGAGTCGAGATTACGCGGGTACACAGCAATCACGCACGAGCGGAGGAGCTAGAGATCCTGCCGATGGATCCCGACGACGACGAAGCCGAAGCGGCAGACGCGGAAGCGGACGGAGACGAGAGCGCGGAGACGGAAGAGGATGCAGTCATCGACGACGAAACCGGTGCGAGCGACGATGATGGCGGCCCGCAGCGCGAGCGACTCGGCAGCCGCGATAACTTCTGGGGCTCCTAA
- a CDS encoding RNA ligase family protein — MKRYPSIPRVENAPRELFDDGHLWLLEKVDGANFRFRLQRSGLVRFGDRDRWFSDPDAIPEPYHHAVRHVRERLDRDALRRAVDDVESIVFFGEAMHRHAIEYEWDRTPSVLGFDIWSDENGGFYPPDTTERIFERVGLRPVNVFERERHTRDFDPESYAVPQSNWYDGPAEGVIIRNKRGQRAKLLHSAHRDNEETTPVDASAPELAATYATRQRMEKIARLLEDRQQPVTVETLHERVLEDIVREAHDRLYRGNGTAEMDQFRSEVGRLVRRFLEKRYE; from the coding sequence TTGAAGCGATATCCATCCATCCCGCGCGTCGAGAATGCGCCCCGCGAACTCTTCGATGACGGGCATCTCTGGCTCCTCGAGAAAGTCGACGGGGCGAATTTTCGGTTTCGGTTGCAGCGGTCGGGGCTCGTCCGCTTCGGCGATCGAGACCGGTGGTTTTCGGATCCGGACGCGATTCCGGAACCGTACCACCACGCCGTCCGCCACGTTCGGGAGCGGCTCGACCGGGACGCGCTTCGACGCGCCGTCGACGACGTCGAGTCGATCGTCTTCTTCGGCGAGGCGATGCACCGGCACGCGATCGAGTACGAGTGGGACCGCACCCCGTCGGTCCTCGGGTTCGATATCTGGTCGGACGAGAACGGCGGGTTTTACCCGCCCGATACGACCGAACGGATCTTCGAGCGGGTCGGGCTCCGGCCCGTGAACGTCTTCGAACGCGAGCGGCACACGCGAGATTTCGATCCGGAGTCGTACGCCGTCCCGCAGTCGAACTGGTACGACGGGCCCGCCGAAGGCGTTATCATTCGGAACAAACGGGGACAGCGGGCGAAACTACTCCATTCCGCGCACCGAGACAACGAGGAGACGACTCCGGTCGACGCGTCCGCTCCGGAGCTGGCCGCGACGTACGCGACGCGACAACGGATGGAGAAAATCGCGAGGCTACTCGAGGACCGCCAACAACCCGTGACCGTCGAGACGCTCCACGAGCGCGTCCTCGAGGACATCGTTCGCGAAGCGCACGACCGGCTCTATCGCGGGAACGGAACCGCCGAGATGGACCAGTTTCGATCGGAGGTCGGACGGTTAGTCCGACGGTTTCTCGAAAAGCGCTACGAGTAG
- a CDS encoding DUF58 domain-containing protein: MTDAIRQARWHGALVVTLVTALLAVVLGLPSLLFLGVVSLGFALVGEVSSVPTLGGGEGEADADADATGDAPDETDAEGGSAGSHTGLRLERAIEDARVRPGRSVTVTLSVTNESDRVASDVRVVDHPPADVPVTTGSPAFATAVRPGETVTHEYELTPPRGEYEFGTATVRCRSLSATAVTTDEFEPAGETGFTCETLLDSFPFQDRTIQYVGQTPTDDGGSGVEFFSTREYRRGDPMNRIDWHRFARTGDLATVEYREERAVTIVFVIDDRASVHRDAPGGGPDSYDLTLYAASRGVVASLEDGNRTGLVTLSGDTWIEPGGGSDTRSRVEDALEDAATQSPSGSASPPGSATDRPIADGGEGTTCSRSLSEQRSDGGEGTTCSRSLSEQRSDGGEGAADSRSDKSSLAVDLERRLPRRAQVVFCTPLSEAGAVDLVETLRTRGRAVTVVSPDLTTGVASTVTTGMQVAGLQRANRVDELRGLGTTVVDWQLEDPLSVDLARAFRAGSGRSGGRSP; this comes from the coding sequence GTGACGGACGCGATCCGCCAGGCTCGCTGGCACGGCGCGCTCGTCGTCACGCTGGTGACCGCGCTGCTCGCGGTCGTGCTCGGCCTCCCGTCCCTGCTCTTCCTCGGCGTCGTGTCGCTCGGGTTCGCCCTCGTCGGGGAGGTGAGTTCGGTCCCGACTCTCGGCGGTGGCGAGGGCGAAGCGGATGCCGACGCCGACGCTACTGGCGACGCTCCCGATGAAACCGACGCGGAGGGCGGTTCTGCTGGTTCTCATACCGGCCTGCGCCTCGAGCGGGCGATCGAGGACGCCCGCGTGCGACCGGGTCGGTCGGTGACCGTGACGCTGTCGGTGACCAACGAGAGCGACCGGGTCGCGTCGGACGTTCGTGTCGTCGATCACCCGCCCGCGGACGTGCCGGTGACGACCGGGTCGCCCGCGTTCGCGACGGCCGTTCGGCCCGGTGAGACCGTTACCCACGAGTACGAACTCACGCCGCCGCGCGGGGAGTACGAGTTCGGGACGGCGACGGTCCGCTGTCGGTCGCTGTCGGCGACGGCGGTGACGACCGACGAGTTCGAACCGGCCGGCGAGACCGGGTTCACCTGCGAGACGCTGCTCGACTCGTTCCCGTTCCAGGACCGGACGATCCAGTACGTCGGCCAGACGCCGACCGACGACGGCGGGAGCGGCGTCGAGTTCTTCTCGACCCGGGAGTACCGCCGCGGCGATCCGATGAACCGAATCGACTGGCACCGCTTCGCCCGGACGGGCGATCTCGCGACCGTCGAATACCGCGAGGAGCGGGCGGTGACGATCGTGTTCGTGATCGACGACCGCGCGTCGGTGCATCGCGACGCCCCCGGCGGCGGGCCGGATTCGTACGACCTGACGCTCTACGCCGCCTCCCGGGGCGTCGTCGCCTCGCTCGAGGACGGTAATCGAACCGGTCTCGTGACCCTCTCCGGCGACACGTGGATCGAGCCCGGCGGTGGTTCGGACACTCGAAGCCGTGTCGAGGACGCGCTCGAGGACGCGGCGACCCAGTCGCCATCGGGCTCGGCCTCGCCCCCGGGATCGGCGACCGATCGGCCGATCGCGGACGGCGGTGAGGGAACGACATGTTCTCGATCCTTGTCGGAACAGCGTTCCGACGGCGGTGAGGGAACGACATGTTCTCGATCCTTGTCGGAACAGCGTTCCGACGGCGGTGAGGGAGCAGCGGACTCCCGATCCGACAAGAGCTCGCTCGCGGTCGATCTCGAGCGGCGATTACCCCGGCGCGCACAGGTCGTCTTCTGTACGCCGCTGTCGGAGGCGGGGGCGGTCGATCTCGTCGAGACGCTGCGGACCCGCGGGCGGGCGGTGACGGTCGTCTCGCCCGACCTGACGACCGGCGTCGCGTCGACGGTGACGACCGGCATGCAGGTCGCCGGCCTGCAGCGGGCCAACCGGGTCGACGAGCTCCGCGGGCTCGGGACGACCGTCGTCGACTGGCAGCTCGAGGACCCGCTCTCGGTCGATCTGGCGCGGGCGTTTCGTGCCGGCTCCGGCCGATCCGGAGGGAGATCGCCGTGA